One Mugil cephalus isolate CIBA_MC_2020 chromosome 10, CIBA_Mcephalus_1.1, whole genome shotgun sequence genomic window carries:
- the znf710a gene encoding zinc finger protein 710a isoform X1, whose protein sequence is MRSLKHLKHHSRNNVEEETGRLVRTYPKMTEGQVDVGTQTEPVVVLSLAQAAVLGLISQNEIFGATIAPNGFYTGEPRECPPPPPESMEYEYADQLIGANGDYLAEPAGEPEPQPHCSERRRPGPRGRTKRPRSDGELEGHPHKLPGPQAQIKGERLESDTPPSCIHMNSRRSPGKSDDPVTHVGSLKEEQACGNCPSCVSDTSKPKTDGQPEQEQEESSGRGRERKEEELVVEEEEEEALNLKTGGETGSPMENRYYDSNEVAYESADMAMPGEYEENGQAMLWSDPEGLARRMQIDRLDINVQIDESYCVDVGEGLKRWKCRMCEKSYTSKYNLVTHILGHNGIKPHECLHCGKLFKQPSHLQTHLLTHQGTRPHKCTVCEKAFTQTSHLKRHMLQHSDVKPYSCRFCGRGFAYPSELRTHENKHENGQCHVCTQCGLEFPTYAHLKRHLTSHQGPTTYQCTECHKSFAYRSQLQNHLMKHQNVRPYVCPECGMEFVQIHHLRQHALTHKVLAAHDLALKGMKEFKCDVCSREFTLSANLKRHMLIHASVRPFQCHVCFKTFVQKQTLKTHMIVHLPVKPFKCKVCGKSFNRMYNLLGHMHLHAGSKPFKCPYCTSKFNLKGNLSRHMKVKHGIMDASIDGHEPPQEAEGQEDYEEESFEFSERENRANNNNTPDIAKLSQLEYYSTYGKGAGRFSTA, encoded by the exons ATGAGATCCCTGAAACACCTTAAACATCACTCCAGGAACAATGTG gaggaggagactggCCGCTTGGTGCGGACCTACCCAAAGATGACTGAGGGTCAAGTGGATGTGGGCACGCAGACGGAGCCTGTGGTGGTGCTATCTTTGGCTCAGGCTGCCGTTCTTGGCCTCATCTCCCAGAATGAAATATTCGGGGCCACCATTGCTCCTAATGGCTTTTACACAGGCGAGCCAAGAGAGTGTCCCCCGCCTCCACCCGAGTCAATGGAGTATGAGTATGCTGATCAGCTGATAGGGGCCAACGGGGACTACCTGGCAGAGCCTGCTGGGGAGCCGGAGCCCCAGCCCCACTGCAGCGAGAGGAGACGGCCCGGCCCCCGTGGGAGGACCAAGAGGCCCAGGAGTGATGGAGAATTAGAGGGTCATCCGCACAAACTGCCCGGCCCACAGGCCCAGATTAAAGGTGAAAGACTTGAGTCTGATACTCCTCCTTCGTGCATTCACATGAACAGCAGGCGCAGTCCTGGCAAGTCAGACGATCCAGTCACCCACGTAGGCTCCCTGAAAGAGGAGCAGGCATGTGGAAACTGTCCCTCATGCGTGAGCGACACATCCAAACCAAAAACAGATGGACAGCCAGAACAGGAACAAGAAGAAAGCTCTGgtagaggcagagagaggaaggaagaggagctggtggtggaggaagaagaagaggaagcgcTAAACCTCAAGACCGGCGGAGAGACGGGCAGCCCCATGGAGAACCGTTACTATGATTCCAACGAGGTGGCCTACGAGTCCGCTGACATGGCGATGCCAGGAGAGTATGAGGAGAACGGTCAGGCCATGCTGTGGTCGGACCCAGAGGGACTCGCCAGACGAATGCAGATCGACCGGCTGGACATCAACGTCCAGATTGACGAGTCTTACTGCGTGGATGTGGGAGAGGGTCTGAAGCGCTGGAAGTGCCGCATGTGCGAGAAGTCCTACACATCCAAATATAACCTCGTCACTCACATCCTGGGCCACAACGGAATCAAGCCGCATGAGTGTCTACACTGTGGGAAGCTGTTCAAGCAGCCGAGCCACCTCCAGACTCACCTGCTCACCCACCAGGGAACCCGGCCGCACAAGTGCACCGTCTGCGAGAAGGCCTTCACGCAGACCAGCCACCTGAAGAGGCACATGCTGCAGCATTCGGACGTCAAGCCCTACAGCTGCCGCTTCTGCGGCCGCGGCTTCGCCTACCCCAGCGAGCTGAGGACCCACGAGAACAAACACGAGAACGGCCAGTGCCACGTCTGCACCCAGTGCGGCCTCGAGTTTCCGACCTATGCGCACCTGAAGCGCCACCTGACCAGCCACCAGGGACCCACCACGTACCAGTGCACGGAGTGCCACAAGTCCTTCGCCTACCGGAGCCAGCTGCAGAACCACCTGATGAAACACCAGAACGTGCGGCCTTATGTTTGCCCTGAGTGCGGCATGGAGTTTGTCCAGATCCACCACCTCCGACAACACGCTCTCACTCACAAGGTACTGGCAGCGCACGACCTCGCACTTAAG GGCATGAAAGAATTCAAGTGTGACGTCTGCTCCCGAGAGTTCACGCTGTCTGCCAACCTGAAGAGACACATGTTGATCCACGCCAGCGTGAGGCCCTTCCAATGCCACGTCTGCTTCAAGACCTTCGTCCAGAAGCAGACCCTGAAAACCCACATGATTGTCCACCTGCCGGTCAAGCCTTTCAAATGCAAG GTGTGCGGAAAGTCTTTCAACAGAATGTACAACCTGCTCGGCCACATGCACCTCCACGCCGGCAGCAAGCCCTTCAAGTGCCCTTACTGCACCAGCAAGTTCAACCTGAAGGGCAACCTCAGCCGACACATGAAGGTTAAACACGGCATCATGGATGCCTCAATAGATGGACACG AACCACCCCAAGAGGCGGAAGGCCAGGAGGACTACGAAGAGGAGAGCTTCGAGTTTAGCGAGCGAGAAAACCGcgctaacaacaacaacacaccagaCATTGCTAAACTATCACAACTGGAGTATTACAGCACCTATGGGAAGGGCGCAGGGCGCTTCAGCACTGcatga
- the znf710a gene encoding zinc finger protein 710a isoform X2, with translation MRSLKHLKHHSRNNVEEETGRLVRTYPKMTEGQVDVGTQTEPVVVLSLAQAAVLGLISQNEIFGATIAPNGFYTGEPRECPPPPPESMEYEYADQLIGANGDYLAEPAGEPEPQPHCSERRRPGPRGRTKRPRSDGELEGHPHKLPGPQAQIKGERLESDTPPSCIHMNSRRSPGKSDDPVTHVGSLKEEQACGNCPSCVSDTSKPKTDGQPEQEQEESSGRGRERKEEELVVEEEEEEALNLKTGGETGSPMENRYYDSNEVAYESADMAMPGEYEENGQAMLWSDPEGLARRMQIDRLDINVQIDESYCVDVGEGLKRWKCRMCEKSYTSKYNLVTHILGHNGIKPHECLHCGKLFKQPSHLQTHLLTHQGTRPHKCTVCEKAFTQTSHLKRHMLQHSDVKPYSCRFCGRGFAYPSELRTHENKHENGQCHVCTQCGLEFPTYAHLKRHLTSHQGPTTYQCTECHKSFAYRSQLQNHLMKHQNVRPYVCPECGMEFVQIHHLRQHALTHKGMKEFKCDVCSREFTLSANLKRHMLIHASVRPFQCHVCFKTFVQKQTLKTHMIVHLPVKPFKCKVCGKSFNRMYNLLGHMHLHAGSKPFKCPYCTSKFNLKGNLSRHMKVKHGIMDASIDGHEPPQEAEGQEDYEEESFEFSERENRANNNNTPDIAKLSQLEYYSTYGKGAGRFSTA, from the exons ATGAGATCCCTGAAACACCTTAAACATCACTCCAGGAACAATGTG gaggaggagactggCCGCTTGGTGCGGACCTACCCAAAGATGACTGAGGGTCAAGTGGATGTGGGCACGCAGACGGAGCCTGTGGTGGTGCTATCTTTGGCTCAGGCTGCCGTTCTTGGCCTCATCTCCCAGAATGAAATATTCGGGGCCACCATTGCTCCTAATGGCTTTTACACAGGCGAGCCAAGAGAGTGTCCCCCGCCTCCACCCGAGTCAATGGAGTATGAGTATGCTGATCAGCTGATAGGGGCCAACGGGGACTACCTGGCAGAGCCTGCTGGGGAGCCGGAGCCCCAGCCCCACTGCAGCGAGAGGAGACGGCCCGGCCCCCGTGGGAGGACCAAGAGGCCCAGGAGTGATGGAGAATTAGAGGGTCATCCGCACAAACTGCCCGGCCCACAGGCCCAGATTAAAGGTGAAAGACTTGAGTCTGATACTCCTCCTTCGTGCATTCACATGAACAGCAGGCGCAGTCCTGGCAAGTCAGACGATCCAGTCACCCACGTAGGCTCCCTGAAAGAGGAGCAGGCATGTGGAAACTGTCCCTCATGCGTGAGCGACACATCCAAACCAAAAACAGATGGACAGCCAGAACAGGAACAAGAAGAAAGCTCTGgtagaggcagagagaggaaggaagaggagctggtggtggaggaagaagaagaggaagcgcTAAACCTCAAGACCGGCGGAGAGACGGGCAGCCCCATGGAGAACCGTTACTATGATTCCAACGAGGTGGCCTACGAGTCCGCTGACATGGCGATGCCAGGAGAGTATGAGGAGAACGGTCAGGCCATGCTGTGGTCGGACCCAGAGGGACTCGCCAGACGAATGCAGATCGACCGGCTGGACATCAACGTCCAGATTGACGAGTCTTACTGCGTGGATGTGGGAGAGGGTCTGAAGCGCTGGAAGTGCCGCATGTGCGAGAAGTCCTACACATCCAAATATAACCTCGTCACTCACATCCTGGGCCACAACGGAATCAAGCCGCATGAGTGTCTACACTGTGGGAAGCTGTTCAAGCAGCCGAGCCACCTCCAGACTCACCTGCTCACCCACCAGGGAACCCGGCCGCACAAGTGCACCGTCTGCGAGAAGGCCTTCACGCAGACCAGCCACCTGAAGAGGCACATGCTGCAGCATTCGGACGTCAAGCCCTACAGCTGCCGCTTCTGCGGCCGCGGCTTCGCCTACCCCAGCGAGCTGAGGACCCACGAGAACAAACACGAGAACGGCCAGTGCCACGTCTGCACCCAGTGCGGCCTCGAGTTTCCGACCTATGCGCACCTGAAGCGCCACCTGACCAGCCACCAGGGACCCACCACGTACCAGTGCACGGAGTGCCACAAGTCCTTCGCCTACCGGAGCCAGCTGCAGAACCACCTGATGAAACACCAGAACGTGCGGCCTTATGTTTGCCCTGAGTGCGGCATGGAGTTTGTCCAGATCCACCACCTCCGACAACACGCTCTCACTCACAAG GGCATGAAAGAATTCAAGTGTGACGTCTGCTCCCGAGAGTTCACGCTGTCTGCCAACCTGAAGAGACACATGTTGATCCACGCCAGCGTGAGGCCCTTCCAATGCCACGTCTGCTTCAAGACCTTCGTCCAGAAGCAGACCCTGAAAACCCACATGATTGTCCACCTGCCGGTCAAGCCTTTCAAATGCAAG GTGTGCGGAAAGTCTTTCAACAGAATGTACAACCTGCTCGGCCACATGCACCTCCACGCCGGCAGCAAGCCCTTCAAGTGCCCTTACTGCACCAGCAAGTTCAACCTGAAGGGCAACCTCAGCCGACACATGAAGGTTAAACACGGCATCATGGATGCCTCAATAGATGGACACG AACCACCCCAAGAGGCGGAAGGCCAGGAGGACTACGAAGAGGAGAGCTTCGAGTTTAGCGAGCGAGAAAACCGcgctaacaacaacaacacaccagaCATTGCTAAACTATCACAACTGGAGTATTACAGCACCTATGGGAAGGGCGCAGGGCGCTTCAGCACTGcatga